A window of Cyprinus carpio isolate SPL01 chromosome A6, ASM1834038v1, whole genome shotgun sequence genomic DNA:
GAACTACCACGCTGGGCCATGACCTCACGCAGAGTAGCAATGGGAGACCCGTGGACGGACCACTCGGGGATGCCCAGCTGACGCAGGTGATAGCAGGCATGACTGGCCAGGCTCTGACTCTTCTTAAACTTAAAAAGACAGAACTCACAGTTGACATCTTTAGATGACTCACCtttgttataaaaaaagaaaaaagtatgtcAGGGGAACACTTTTTTGTACCTGATGGTATATTTGATAGTTAAAGACTGACCAAAGACAGTTGGTTATTTGATGTAAAATCATGCCTTGATGCCCACTGTGAAGAAGCTTAAGGTTAACTGTATATTGGATGTATATTAGACACATTACTGTTCAATacgggttggtaagatttttctcttttaaaacaacttttagaACCAAGTTCCCACACTTTTTTTTGACTAATGACTTTCCTGATTTTCTTCACTGGAAAGACTTTTTAAGATTTAAGACCGCATTCAAAAAGAGACATTTCTAtagaaaaacataatatttaagaaaaatattaatatttaacatagaTAAAGAAATTTCAACTACttcaaattttattcattttatgagcTTTCATACTTTTAAAATGCCCTGATTTCCTTGTTTTCCATAACTGTGTTTTCCTATAAATTATCATACTGTAAACCCCTAGCattcaaacattcttcaaaactaaaatgaaacgaATAAAGTCAATAATTACAATTTTCACCTCCAGAGGgtgatttaaattcagcttttttaCCAAGGGGCAAGCTCGCTGAAACATCTAGAGAAATCTTCTGCTTCTTCACTGAGGGAGCTGATTTCAATTCAGTTTTCTTGCTGAAAGGCAATTCCTCTGAAACATCTGTAGAAATCTTCAGCTTTTTGTTTGGGGGAGACGATATCAATTCTGAGGGAGATGATTTCAATTCTATTTGGCCGCTGAGTGACATGTTCCCTGAAACATCAAGTGAAATCTTGTGCTTTTCGGCTGAAGGAGGGGATTTAAACTCCACTTTGTCGCTGAGGGGCAAGTTTCTTGCAAAGTCATGAGAAATAATCTTCTTTTTGATAGAGGGAGGTGTTAAAGGAATGGATGTCAGCCCATTAAACGACAGAGGAGCAAGAGGGGGATTTTTGCTGATGGCTGACAAGGTGGAAGGAGTGGAGGAGGGGGATGTGTATTCCTCAAAACCCGACCCTTCCTGCTGCCCAGCACTGGCCTTTTCCTTGAACTCTTCACTCTGAATAAATGTATGAAGCATGTCTATGGGAGCAACTTTAGAGTCCAAATTCACACCAAACTGCCGCAGGTGGGCCCGTGCGTGGCTGGAGAGACCTTTACGGGTCTCGTACCATGCTCCACATAATTCACATACATGAACGTCATCCCTCACTGTAGAATTCATCATAGTTTCTGGtgaaaaagcacaaaacacatttaaaaattaactgCAATGTTACAAGCAAGAACTGCTTCATCATTTTAACTAGCTTGCTTTATAGAGTGGTAAAAATTTGCTggcccaagttttttttttgtttttgatgattgTATCCTTCTTCCAAGGCACataccaaaacatttttaatacagttaCCTAAACTGAGTGGGGCATCTGTTTCCTGAGGGGCCCAGAGGGGCTTAGCTGAGGCCAGTGAGAGGGAGGTAGACGGACTAACATCACTGAGCCTGAATTCCACATCCTTATGAAGAGACAGGGCTGAAGATGGAGTGGACACTATAGTCTTCTTTGAAGATGCTTTACGAGGCTTCCCTACAGCGAAAGGTAAAGAAGAGCGACCAGATGCTGCTGATCCCTTTACAGCAATGGGGGAAGATGAGGAAAGGgcatattttttctttacaaggTTGGATATTTGAATCTTCAGTTTGGGCCCAGAATCCTTTTTTTTGAGCTTGGGGgactttgttttgtattttttaacaggGCTGACCTGTTTTTCGAGTTTGGGTACAGTTCCACCTCTTTCTTTCATTAGCTGGTACAGGAGGTCTATAGGAGCTCCACTACTGTCAGACACAGCCACTCCCAGCTGCCTGAGATGATACCGGGCGTGACTGGAGAGACCTCGCCTGGATTCAAAACTGCTCCCACAAAACTCACAACTATGGTTgcctactgtaaaaaaaaaaatgatgttatgATGCCTGTTTTTCCTAAACAGAATGCATTGGTTCATGGTTTTAGAATAACATGAGGTTAAATACagacagcattttatttttgggtgaaaactatttttaaactaaactcaATCTGTTTCCAACTGAGGCTGGAATACTCGACTTTTCAAAAtttcaaacagattttaaaacactaggcatcacaCACTTGCCGACTTTGCAAAATAAATTGGTCTCATGCGATAAATGACTGACGATCACACACTACAGATACTTTCAGGTCGTTccgaacacaacaaactcacacagaaacacagatgcATGGTGAACGAGAACAATATGTGGTCTAAAATCACTCCAAACATCAAACATGCTTGATATCCTGCAGCTGTATGGAATCACAGTCTGAAGGTTAAAACAAAGTCTGTAATCACTATGTGATTTTCTGCTAAATCGGTCAGTACTGCCCAGTATCTGCAGACTGGCTGTCTTTCTAAAACGAGGCAAAAGCCGAGTAGTGTATTCTAGCCTTTAAGCACAGTTTATCAACTAAAGTCTCACAGTCAGAGTCATCCAAGTCTTTATCCAAGCCTGCCTCCAGACACTCTTTAGAAACGGTGGCAGTGTTTGTCTTCTTTTCTGGGTCTGGTGCTGTCTTCTCCATGGCTGGAATCTCCTCCTGACACTTAGACAAACAATGATAAGTTTAGACTAGTTTCTTCTAAAAACCCAACTtacctaaaaaacctaaaaaaaaaacctaaaaaaaaaaaaaaaaaaaaaaaaaaaaaactaacacaaagACATAATTTTCACATACAGATTAAATATTCTAAATTTAGAGATGTCTgaaaaatgtaagtcacttatttaCGTTAACAACTGTTACCAAAATACAATTGTAACTACAAATATTACTACATTTAATAGTATTACATACAGTAAGTAACATTTATTAGGAAATATGTATTACCCGTTACtgtaagaaaaaatacaaaataaatcaaaatataaaaaagactcCAAATGCTTCTTACACTGCTTGAAAGAAAACATGCATTcacctttattattttattatgatgatgatgatgattttaaagtagcggtttatgtttgtttgttttttatcaggAAGTATGGCGATTGTTTTTGAAAAGGTAATGTTTACATCTTACTGTAACACTGACAAGCCATTCACGTTTACTTCTCTCTTTAAACATTTCTcactttattaaaatacctgACTGAATTCAggcataatcatttattttaacgTGTATCACTACTGGGCACCTTAATGCTGTGCGGTGATGATGAACCAAAAACAAACTTCTCATCTCGGATCATTTCGTGCATTAACACAATGCACATGCAGCTAGCTAATTATTTATCACCCAGTGCAAGTCGATTTCAGAGGTTTGCTCAGCGTGCAAAAGGCACTGAACAGCTGACCTGTTCGGCTACACGTAGCTAACCAGTTTAAAACAAAATGCTGAAGCACATAATGCTCAAAATTACCTTTAAGTGGTGAGGCTTCTATTACAGGAGGGGAAGGCAGGCACTTTAATCAAAACAGCACAGTCGAGCTGCCATAACCAGGCAAAATCAATCGATAGCTAATTTAGAAAACACCACAACTAGATTGTGCGGCTTTGCATAGTATCTTCATTTAACTGGATTTTTAAATTGGAGATTCATTTAACATTCTTatgttaaaggcacaatatgtaagatttttttttttttttttattaaaatatcaaaaaaccgctagaacagtgttatatattttgctgacttgtgtacttacattatcccaaatgttttaaagaatgtttaaatccagagaaattagCAATTTTATCTAGtgattgtgtcgcctgccaatgacatcataaccccttgatttccggttttgttttgtagaaaacatatggaaaca
This region includes:
- the LOC109052877 gene encoding protein Wiz-like isoform X5, whose product is MCIVLMHEMIRDEKFVFGSSSPHSIKCQEEIPAMEKTAPDPEKKTNTATVSKECLEAGLDKDLDDSDLGNHSCEFCGSSFESRRGLSSHARYHLRQLGVAVSDSSGAPIDLLYQLMKERGGTVPKLEKQVSPVKKYKTKSPKLKKKDSGPKLKIQISNLVKKKYALSSSSPIAVKGSAASGRSSLPFAVGKPRKASSKKTIVSTPSSALSLHKDVEFRLSDVSPSTSLSLASAKPLWAPQETDAPLSLETMMNSTVRDDVHVCELCGAWYETRKGLSSHARAHLRQFGVNLDSKVAPIDMLHTFIQSEEFKEKASAGQQEGSGFEEYTSPSSTPSTLSAISKNPPLAPLSFNGLTSIPLTPPSIKKKIISHDFARNLPLSDKVEFKSPPSAEKHKISLDVSGNMSLSGQIELKSSPSELISSPPNKKLKISTDVSEELPFSKKTELKSAPSVKKQKISLDVSASLPLGESSKDVNCEFCLFKFKKSQSLASHACYHLRQLGIPEWSVHGSPIATLREVMAQRGSSVGSLSPLCPPSMSTPVSPSAPPLLSSPKPITQPSSPPTVPHKVPKAKKGSRTVIPKPKDEPVEVDISIIESPKPQSTPTSPLSPLSESNTIRSPVIAPKPEKQEPKPFVCCDYCGEMFDTRKALSCHARGHLRQLGVRWSLKVPPIEALYELMRREGTERASQIKSEPSPGAAVQWKKTASSPQTLSLSPGEKEKPASDSMTTGCDATCELCGFDFENRKALASHARAHLRQQGVDWKVIGSPIETLAAWMKSEPWKVAELHKSYMRGHLPLVKKASRRTSTPYTSSDSESVRLGSHKVSSAARDSVARLQVSQFSKATREGKAGMSHSSSSHKKWPLSDELSSNSLIQIPTAHSELNVRSPRGCERRPPKHFSHSESVSGETGPSKPSRAGNIPSLVPRLTETSLVKLVGKMYSLKCRFCEEIFRGPLSIQEDWVMHLQQHILKLKKDSASSSSPQPPLSRSEAPLLIGPQAV
- the LOC109052877 gene encoding protein Wiz-like isoform X1, with protein sequence MCIVLMHEMIRDEKFVFGSSSPHSIKCQEEIPAMEKTAPDPEKKTNTATVSKECLEAGLDKDLDDSDLGNHSCEFCGSSFESRRGLSSHARYHLRQLGVAVSDSSGAPIDLLYQLMKERGGTVPKLEKQVSPVKKYKTKSPKLKKKDSGPKLKIQISNLVKKKYALSSSSPIAVKGSAASGRSSLPFAVGKPRKASSKKTIVSTPSSALSLHKDVEFRLSDVSPSTSLSLASAKPLWAPQETDAPLSLETMMNSTVRDDVHVCELCGAWYETRKGLSSHARAHLRQFGVNLDSKVAPIDMLHTFIQSEEFKEKASAGQQEGSGFEEYTSPSSTPSTLSAISKNPPLAPLSFNGLTSIPLTPPSIKKKIISHDFARNLPLSDKVEFKSPPSAEKHKISLDVSGNMSLSGQIELKSSPSELISSPPNKKLKISTDVSEELPFSKKTELKSAPSVKKQKISLDVSASLPLGKKAEFKSPSGGENCESSKDVNCEFCLFKFKKSQSLASHACYHLRQLGIPEWSVHGSPIATLREVMAQRGSSVGSLSPLCPPSMSTPVSPSAPPLLSSPKPITQPSSPPTVPHKVPKAKKGSRTVIPKPKDEPVEVDISIIESPKPQSTPTSPLSPLSESNTIRSPVIAPKPEKQEPKPFVCCDYCGEMFDTRKALSCHARGHLRQLGVRWSLKVPPIEALYELMRREGTERASQIKSEPSPGAAVQWKKTASSPQTLSLSPGEKEKPASDSMTTGCDATCELCGFDFENRKALASHARAHLRQQGVDWKVIGSPIETLAAWMKSEPWKVAELHKSYMRGHLPLVKKASRRTSTPYTSSDSESVRLGSHKVSSAARDSVARLQVSQFSKATREGKAGMSHSSSSHKKWPLSDELSSNSLIQIPTAHSELNVRSPRGCERRPPKHFSHSESVSGETGPSKPSRAGNIPSLVPRLTETSLVKLVGKMYSLKCRFCEEIFRGPLSIQEDWVMHLQQHILKLKKDSASSSSPQPPLSRSEAPLLIGPQAV
- the LOC109052877 gene encoding protein Wiz-like isoform X2, producing the protein MCIVLMHEMIRDEKFVFGSSSPHSIKCQEEIPAMEKTAPDPEKKTNTATVSKECLEAGLDKDLDDSDCNHSCEFCGSSFESRRGLSSHARYHLRQLGVAVSDSSGAPIDLLYQLMKERGGTVPKLEKQVSPVKKYKTKSPKLKKKDSGPKLKIQISNLVKKKYALSSSSPIAVKGSAASGRSSLPFAVGKPRKASSKKTIVSTPSSALSLHKDVEFRLSDVSPSTSLSLASAKPLWAPQETDAPLSLETMMNSTVRDDVHVCELCGAWYETRKGLSSHARAHLRQFGVNLDSKVAPIDMLHTFIQSEEFKEKASAGQQEGSGFEEYTSPSSTPSTLSAISKNPPLAPLSFNGLTSIPLTPPSIKKKIISHDFARNLPLSDKVEFKSPPSAEKHKISLDVSGNMSLSGQIELKSSPSELISSPPNKKLKISTDVSEELPFSKKTELKSAPSVKKQKISLDVSASLPLGKKAEFKSPSGGENCESSKDVNCEFCLFKFKKSQSLASHACYHLRQLGIPEWSVHGSPIATLREVMAQRGSSVGSLSPLCPPSMSTPVSPSAPPLLSSPKPITQPSSPPTVPHKVPKAKKGSRTVIPKPKDEPVEVDISIIESPKPQSTPTSPLSPLSESNTIRSPVIAPKPEKQEPKPFVCCDYCGEMFDTRKALSCHARGHLRQLGVRWSLKVPPIEALYELMRREGTERASQIKSEPSPGAAVQWKKTASSPQTLSLSPGEKEKPASDSMTTGCDATCELCGFDFENRKALASHARAHLRQQGVDWKVIGSPIETLAAWMKSEPWKVAELHKSYMRGHLPLVKKASRRTSTPYTSSDSESVRLGSHKVSSAARDSVARLQVSQFSKATREGKAGMSHSSSSHKKWPLSDELSSNSLIQIPTAHSELNVRSPRGCERRPPKHFSHSESVSGETGPSKPSRAGNIPSLVPRLTETSLVKLVGKMYSLKCRFCEEIFRGPLSIQEDWVMHLQQHILKLKKDSASSSSPQPPLSRSEAPLLIGPQAV
- the LOC109052877 gene encoding protein Wiz-like isoform X3; translation: MCIVLMHEMIRDEKFVFGSSSPHSIKEEIPAMEKTAPDPEKKTNTATVSKECLEAGLDKDLDDSDLGNHSCEFCGSSFESRRGLSSHARYHLRQLGVAVSDSSGAPIDLLYQLMKERGGTVPKLEKQVSPVKKYKTKSPKLKKKDSGPKLKIQISNLVKKKYALSSSSPIAVKGSAASGRSSLPFAVGKPRKASSKKTIVSTPSSALSLHKDVEFRLSDVSPSTSLSLASAKPLWAPQETDAPLSLETMMNSTVRDDVHVCELCGAWYETRKGLSSHARAHLRQFGVNLDSKVAPIDMLHTFIQSEEFKEKASAGQQEGSGFEEYTSPSSTPSTLSAISKNPPLAPLSFNGLTSIPLTPPSIKKKIISHDFARNLPLSDKVEFKSPPSAEKHKISLDVSGNMSLSGQIELKSSPSELISSPPNKKLKISTDVSEELPFSKKTELKSAPSVKKQKISLDVSASLPLGKKAEFKSPSGGENCESSKDVNCEFCLFKFKKSQSLASHACYHLRQLGIPEWSVHGSPIATLREVMAQRGSSVGSLSPLCPPSMSTPVSPSAPPLLSSPKPITQPSSPPTVPHKVPKAKKGSRTVIPKPKDEPVEVDISIIESPKPQSTPTSPLSPLSESNTIRSPVIAPKPEKQEPKPFVCCDYCGEMFDTRKALSCHARGHLRQLGVRWSLKVPPIEALYELMRREGTERASQIKSEPSPGAAVQWKKTASSPQTLSLSPGEKEKPASDSMTTGCDATCELCGFDFENRKALASHARAHLRQQGVDWKVIGSPIETLAAWMKSEPWKVAELHKSYMRGHLPLVKKASRRTSTPYTSSDSESVRLGSHKVSSAARDSVARLQVSQFSKATREGKAGMSHSSSSHKKWPLSDELSSNSLIQIPTAHSELNVRSPRGCERRPPKHFSHSESVSGETGPSKPSRAGNIPSLVPRLTETSLVKLVGKMYSLKCRFCEEIFRGPLSIQEDWVMHLQQHILKLKKDSASSSSPQPPLSRSEAPLLIGPQAV
- the LOC109052877 gene encoding protein Wiz-like isoform X6, encoding MEKTAPDPEKKTNTATVSKECLEAGLDKDLDDSDLGNHSCEFCGSSFESRRGLSSHARYHLRQLGVAVSDSSGAPIDLLYQLMKERGGTVPKLEKQVSPVKKYKTKSPKLKKKDSGPKLKIQISNLVKKKYALSSSSPIAVKGSAASGRSSLPFAVGKPRKASSKKTIVSTPSSALSLHKDVEFRLSDVSPSTSLSLASAKPLWAPQETDAPLSLETMMNSTVRDDVHVCELCGAWYETRKGLSSHARAHLRQFGVNLDSKVAPIDMLHTFIQSEEFKEKASAGQQEGSGFEEYTSPSSTPSTLSAISKNPPLAPLSFNGLTSIPLTPPSIKKKIISHDFARNLPLSDKVEFKSPPSAEKHKISLDVSGNMSLSGQIELKSSPSELISSPPNKKLKISTDVSEELPFSKKTELKSAPSVKKQKISLDVSASLPLGKKAEFKSPSGGENCESSKDVNCEFCLFKFKKSQSLASHACYHLRQLGIPEWSVHGSPIATLREVMAQRGSSVGSLSPLCPPSMSTPVSPSAPPLLSSPKPITQPSSPPTVPHKVPKAKKGSRTVIPKPKDEPVEVDISIIESPKPQSTPTSPLSPLSESNTIRSPVIAPKPEKQEPKPFVCCDYCGEMFDTRKALSCHARGHLRQLGVRWSLKVPPIEALYELMRREGTERASQIKSEPSPGAAVQWKKTASSPQTLSLSPGEKEKPASDSMTTGCDATCELCGFDFENRKALASHARAHLRQQGVDWKVIGSPIETLAAWMKSEPWKVAELHKSYMRGHLPLVKKASRRTSTPYTSSDSESVRLGSHKVSSAARDSVARLQVSQFSKATREGKAGMSHSSSSHKKWPLSDELSSNSLIQIPTAHSELNVRSPRGCERRPPKHFSHSESVSGETGPSKPSRAGNIPSLVPRLTETSLVKLVGKMYSLKCRFCEEIFRGPLSIQEDWVMHLQQHILKLKKDSASSSSPQPPLSRSEAPLLIGPQAV
- the LOC109052877 gene encoding protein Wiz-like isoform X7; protein product: MEKTAPDPEKKTNTATVSKECLEAGLDKDLDDSDCNHSCEFCGSSFESRRGLSSHARYHLRQLGVAVSDSSGAPIDLLYQLMKERGGTVPKLEKQVSPVKKYKTKSPKLKKKDSGPKLKIQISNLVKKKYALSSSSPIAVKGSAASGRSSLPFAVGKPRKASSKKTIVSTPSSALSLHKDVEFRLSDVSPSTSLSLASAKPLWAPQETDAPLSLETMMNSTVRDDVHVCELCGAWYETRKGLSSHARAHLRQFGVNLDSKVAPIDMLHTFIQSEEFKEKASAGQQEGSGFEEYTSPSSTPSTLSAISKNPPLAPLSFNGLTSIPLTPPSIKKKIISHDFARNLPLSDKVEFKSPPSAEKHKISLDVSGNMSLSGQIELKSSPSELISSPPNKKLKISTDVSEELPFSKKTELKSAPSVKKQKISLDVSASLPLGKKAEFKSPSGGENCESSKDVNCEFCLFKFKKSQSLASHACYHLRQLGIPEWSVHGSPIATLREVMAQRGSSVGSLSPLCPPSMSTPVSPSAPPLLSSPKPITQPSSPPTVPHKVPKAKKGSRTVIPKPKDEPVEVDISIIESPKPQSTPTSPLSPLSESNTIRSPVIAPKPEKQEPKPFVCCDYCGEMFDTRKALSCHARGHLRQLGVRWSLKVPPIEALYELMRREGTERASQIKSEPSPGAAVQWKKTASSPQTLSLSPGEKEKPASDSMTTGCDATCELCGFDFENRKALASHARAHLRQQGVDWKVIGSPIETLAAWMKSEPWKVAELHKSYMRGHLPLVKKASRRTSTPYTSSDSESVRLGSHKVSSAARDSVARLQVSQFSKATREGKAGMSHSSSSHKKWPLSDELSSNSLIQIPTAHSELNVRSPRGCERRPPKHFSHSESVSGETGPSKPSRAGNIPSLVPRLTETSLVKLVGKMYSLKCRFCEEIFRGPLSIQEDWVMHLQQHILKLKKDSASSSSPQPPLSRSEAPLLIGPQAV
- the LOC109052877 gene encoding protein Wiz-like isoform X8, translated to MCIVLMHEMIRDEKFVFGSSSPHSIKCQEEIPAMEKTAPDPEKKTNTATVSKECLEAGLDKDLDDSDLGNHSCEFCGSSFESRRGLSSHARYHLRQLGVAVSDSSGAPIDLLYQLMKERGGTVPKLEKQVSPVKKYKTKSPKLKKKDSGPKLKIQISNLVKKKYALSSSSPIAVKGSAASGRSSLPFAVGKPRKASSKKTIVSTPSSALSLHKDVEFRLSDVSPSTSLSLASAKPLWAPQETDAPLSLETMMNSTVRDDVHVCELCGAWYETRKGLSSHARAHLRQFGVNLDSKVAPIDMLHTFIQSEEFKEKASAGQQEGSGFEEYTSPSSTPSTLSAISKNPPLAPLSFNGLTSIPLTPPSIKKKIISHDFARNLPLSDKVEFKSPPSAEKHKISLDVSGNMSLSGQIELKSSPSELISSPPNKKLKISTDVSEELPFSKKTELKSAPSVKKQKISLDVSASLPLAPKPEKQEPKPFVCCDYCGEMFDTRKALSCHARGHLRQLGVRWSLKVPPIEALYELMRREGTERASQIKSEPSPGAAVQWKKTASSPQTLSLSPGEKEKPASDSMTTGCDATCELCGFDFENRKALASHARAHLRQQGVDWKVIGSPIETLAAWMKSEPWKVAELHKSYMRGHLPLVKKASRRTSTPYTSSDSESVRLGSHKVSSAARDSVARLQVSQFSKATREGKAGMSHSSSSHKKWPLSDELSSNSLIQIPTAHSELNVRSPRGCERRPPKHFSHSESVSGETGPSKPSRAGNIPSLVPRLTETSLVKLVGKMYSLKCRFCEEIFRGPLSIQEDWVMHLQQHILKLKKDSASSSSPQPPLSRSEAPLLIGPQAV
- the LOC109052877 gene encoding protein Wiz-like isoform X4, with protein sequence MCIVLMHEMIRDEKFVFGSSSPHSIKCQEEIPAMEKTAPDPEKKTNTATVSKECLEAGLDKDLDDSDLGNHSCEFCGSSFESRRGLSSHARYHLRQLGVAVSDSSGAPIDLLYQLMKERGGTVPKLEKQVSPVKKYKTKSPKLKKKDSGPKLKIQISNLVKKKYALSSSSPIAVKGSAASGRSSLPFAVGKPRKASSKKTIVSTPSSALSLHKDVEFRLSDVSPSTSLSLASAKPLWAPQETDAPLSLETMMNSTVRDDVHVCELCGAWYETRKGLSSHARAHLRQFGVNLDSKVAPIDMLHTFIQSEEFKEKASAGQQEGSGFEEYTSPSSTPSTLSAISKNPPLAPLSFNGLTSIPLTPPSIKKKIISHDFARNLPLSDKVEFKSPPSAEKHKISLDVSGNMSLSGQIELKSSPSELISSPPNKKLKISTDVSEELPFSKKTELKSAPSVKKQKISLDVSASLPLGKKAEFKSPSGGESSKDVNCEFCLFKFKKSQSLASHACYHLRQLGIPEWSVHGSPIATLREVMAQRGSSVGSLSPLCPPSMSTPVSPSAPPLLSSPKPITQPSSPPTVPHKVPKAKKGSRTVIPKPKDEPVEVDISIIESPKPQSTPTSPLSPLSESNTIRSPVIAPKPEKQEPKPFVCCDYCGEMFDTRKALSCHARGHLRQLGVRWSLKVPPIEALYELMRREGTERASQIKSEPSPGAAVQWKKTASSPQTLSLSPGEKEKPASDSMTTGCDATCELCGFDFENRKALASHARAHLRQQGVDWKVIGSPIETLAAWMKSEPWKVAELHKSYMRGHLPLVKKASRRTSTPYTSSDSESVRLGSHKVSSAARDSVARLQVSQFSKATREGKAGMSHSSSSHKKWPLSDELSSNSLIQIPTAHSELNVRSPRGCERRPPKHFSHSESVSGETGPSKPSRAGNIPSLVPRLTETSLVKLVGKMYSLKCRFCEEIFRGPLSIQEDWVMHLQQHILKLKKDSASSSSPQPPLSRSEAPLLIGPQAV